One segment of Onychomys torridus chromosome 3, mOncTor1.1, whole genome shotgun sequence DNA contains the following:
- the Epha1 gene encoding ephrin type-A receptor 1 translates to MERRWPPGLALLLLLLLLLLCAPLPPGARAEEVTLMDTSKAQGELGWLLDPPEDGWSEGQQMLNGTPLYMYQDCPVQESGDTNHWLRSNWIYRGEEASHVHVELQFTVRDCKSFPGGAGPLGCKETFNLLYMESDQDVGIQLRRPLFQKVTTVAADQSFTIRDLESGSMKLNVERCSLGRLTHRGLYLAFHNPGSCVALVSVRVFYQHCAETVHGLAHFPDTLPGPGGLVEVAGTCVSHAQISPGSAGTPRMHCSPDGEWLVPVGQCHCKPGYEESGGSVACTACPVGSYRRDMETLHCLKCPQHSTAVSAGATICTCENGHYRAPGEGPQVACTRPPSAPQNLSFSVSGTQLSLRWEPPKDTGGRHDIRYSVECLQCRGIAQDGGPCQPCGKGVRFAPGASGLTACTVQVEGLEPYANYTFTIKSQNRVSGLDSSSPSSASLSLNMGHAESLSGLSLRLVKKEPRQLELTWAGSRPRNPGGNLSYELHVLNQDEEWHQMVLEPRVLLTKLQPDTTYIVRVRTLTPLGPGPFSPDHEFRTSPPVSRSLTGGEIVAIIFGLLLGIALLIGIYVFRSRRGQRQRQQRQRERATNVDREDKLWLKPYVDLQAYEDPAQGALDFAQELDPAWLIVDTVIGEGEFGEVYRGALRLPSQDCKTVAIKTLKDTSPDGQWWNFLREATIMGQFNHPHILRLEGVVTKRKPIMIVTEFMENGALDAFLKEREDQLAPGQLVAMLLGIASGMNYLSGHNYVHRDLAARNILVNQNLCCKVSDFGLTRLLDDFDGTYETQGGKIPIRWTAPEAIAHRIFTTASDVWSFGIVMWEVLSFGDKPYGEMSNQEVMKSIEDGYRLPPPVDCPAPLYELMKNCWAYDRTRRPHFLQLQAHLEQLLTDPHSLRTIANFDPRVTLRLPSLSGSDGIPYRSVSEWLESIRMKRYILHFRSAGLDTMECVLELTAEDLTQMGITLPGHQKRILCSIQGFKD, encoded by the exons TGGAGTGAGGGGCAACAAATGCTGAATGGGACACCCCTGTACATGTATCAGGACTGCCCAGTACAGGAAAGTGGAGACACTAACCACTGGCTTCGCTCCAACTGGATCTACCGAGGGGAGGAAGCTTCGCATGTCCATGTAGAGCTGCAGTTCACTGTGCGGGATTGTAAGAGTTTCCCAGGGGGAGCTGGGCCTCTGGGATGCAAGGAAACCTTCAACCTTCTCTACATGGAGAGTGACCAGGATGTGGGCATTCAGCTCCGACGGCCTTTGTTCCAAAAG GTAACCACCGTGGCTGCAGACCAGAGCTTCACCATTAGAGACCTGGAGTCTGGCTCTATGAAACTGAATGTAGAGCGCTGCTCCTTGGGCCGCCTGACCCACCGTGGCCTCTACCTAGCTTTCCACAACCCAGGTTCCTGTGTGGCCCTAGTGTCTGTAAGAGTGTTCTACCAGCACTGTGCAGAGACTGTGCATGGCTTGGCCCACTTCCCTGACACTCTCCCTGGACCTGGAGGGTTGGTAGAAGTGGCTGGAACCTGCGTCTCCCATGCACAGATCAGCCCGGGGTCTGCAGGTACACCACGTATGCACTGCAGCCCTGATGGTGAGTGGCTGGTGCCTGTGGGGCAGTGCCACTGCAAGCCTGGCTACGAGGAAAGCGGTGGCAGTGTGGCATGCACCG cctgccctGTTGGCTCCTACCGAAGGGACATGGAAACACTCCATTGTCTCAAGTGCCCCCAACATAGCACAGCCGTGTCTGCGGGGGCCACCATCTGTACCTGTGAGAATGGACATTACCGAGCCCCTGGGGAGGGCCCACAGGTAGCATGCACAC gTCCCCCATCGGCTCCCCAAAATCTGAGCTTCTCTGTATCAGGGACTCAGCTCTCCCTGCGTTGGGAGCCCCCCAAAGATACAGGGGGACGCCATGATATCAGATACAGTGTGGAGTGCTTGCAATGTCGAGGCATCGCACAGGATGGGGGTCCCTGCCAACCCTGTGGAAAAGGCGTGCGCTTCGCCCCAGGGGCTTCAGGGCTCACTGCATGTACTGTGCAGGTGGAAGGCCTTGAGCCTTATGCCAACTACACATTTACCATCAAATCCCAAAACAGAGTGTCGGGACTGGACAGTTCCAGCCCTAGCAGTGCTTCCCTCAGCCTCAACATGGGGCATGCAG AGTCACTCTCTGGCCTGTCCCTGAGGCTGGTGAAGAAAGAGCCGAGGCAGCTGGAGCTGACTTGGGCAGGGTCCCGACCCCGAAATCCTGGAGGGAATCTGAGTTATGAGCTGCATGTGCTGAACCAG GATGAAGAATGGCATCAGATGGTtctggaacccagggtcttgttgACAAAACTCCAGCCAGACACCACATATATTGTGAGAGTACGGACATTGACCCCACTGGGCCCTGGCCCTTTCTCCCCTGACCATGAGTTTCGGACAAGCCCACCAG TTTCCAGGAGCCTGACCGGAGGAGAGATTGTGGCCATCATCTTTGGGTTGCTGCTTGGAATAGCTCTGCTGATCGGGATTTATGTCTTCCGTTCAAg GAGAGGTCAGCGGCAGAGACAGCAGAGGCAGCGTGAACGTGCCACCAATGTCGATCGAG AGGACAAGCTGTGGCTAAAACCCTATGTGGACCTCCAGGCCTATGAGGACCCTGCACAGGGAGCCTTGGACTTTGCCCAGGAACTAGACCCAGCCTGGCTGATTGTAGACACTGTCATAGGGGAAG GAGAGTTTGGGGAAGTGTATCGGGGAGCCCTGAGACTCCCCAGCCAAGACTGCAAGACCGTGGCCATTAAGACCTTGAAAGACACATCCCCAGATGGCCAGTGGTGGAATTTCCTTCGAGAAGCAACTATCATGGGCCAGTTCAATCACCCACACATTCTCCGCCTAGAAGGTGTTGTCACAAAAA GAAAGCCCATCATGATCGTCACAGAATTTATGGAAAATGGAGCCCTGGATGCCTTTCTAAAG GAACGAGAGGACCAGCTAGCTcctggtcagctagtggctatgCTTCTGGGCATAGCATCGGGCATGAACTACCTCAGTGGCCACAATTATGTCCATAGAGACCTGGCTGCCAGGAATATCTTGGTGAATCAGAACCTGTGCTGCAAGGTATCTGACTTTGGCTTAACCCGCCTCCTGGATGACTTTGATGGCACCTACGAAACCCAG GGAGGGAAGATCCCCATCCGCTGGACAGCCCCAGAAGCTATTGCCCACCGGATCTTCACCACAGCCAGTGATGTGTGGAGCTTTGGGATTGTAATGTGGGAGGTGCTGAGTTTTGGTGACAAGCCTTACGGGGAGATGAGCAATCAAGAG GTAATGAAAAGCATCGAAGACGGCTACCGGTTGCCCCCTCCTGTGGACTGCCCTGCCCCTCTGTATGAGCTCATGAAGAACTGCTGGGCTTATGACAGGACCCGGCGGCCTCACTTCCTCCAGCTGCAGGCACATCTGGAACAGTTGCTTACTGACCCCCATTCCCTAAGGACCATTGCCAACTTTGACCCCAG GGTGACCCTCCGCCTGCCCAGCCTGAGTGGCTCTGATGGGATCCCTTACCGAAGTGTCTCTGAGTGGCTCGAGTCCATACGCATGAAGCGCTACATCCTGCACTTCCGTTCGGCTGGGCTG